A segment of the Chloroflexota bacterium genome:
GCTGAAACGCCGGAGCAGGCTCGACTGCTCGAACTCGACAGCCCCTTCCTGACCGACGCCCAGTTGGCCGCCCTCAAAGCCGATCCTGAACTCAAGGCGGTGACTCTCTCAACGCTGTTCCGGGCGGCAGAGGGCGCGCCCGGGTTGCAGTTGGCGCTCGACCGGCTGTGCGCCGAAGCCGAACAGGCGGCGCGGGCCGGGGCGCAAGCCATCGTCCTGAGCGACCGGGGCGTGGACGCCGAACACACTTTCATCCCATCGCTCCTCGCTCTCGGCGCGGTTCATCATCATCTTTTGCGGAGTGATTTGCGGGTGCAGGTAGATTTAGTAGTCGAAAGCGGCGAGCCGCGCGAGGTGCATCACTTTGCGGCACTCGTCGGTTATAGCGCGGCGGCCATCAACCCTTACCTGGTGTTGGCGGCCGCCGCCGGGTCGGGCCGGGATCAGGTGTCCCCCGAAGAGGCGGCGGCACGTTATCTTCATGCCGCCGAGCGCGGTCTGTTGAAGATCATGTCCAAGATGGGCATCAGCACCGTAGATGCTTATTGCGGCGCGCAGATTTTTGAGGTCATCGGCTTGAGTAGTGAAGTAGTAGACGTTTATTTTGTCGGGACGGCCTCACACCTGGAAGGCCTCGGCCTGGACGGAATCGCCGACATCGTGCTGGCCTGGCATCGGGCCGCGTTTGGCGTAGACCGGCCTTCCCTCGACAGCCCCGGCTTCTACAAATTCAAGCGCAACGGCGAACAGCACGCTTTCAGCCCGGCGGTTGTCCATGCCTTGCGCGATGCGGTGCGCACCCCCGGCGCGCTCAACGGCCACTGGGCCGAAGGGCACTCGGCTTACAAACGCTACAGCAAGCTCCAACACTCGCGAGCGCCGGTAGACGTGCGCGACCTGCTGGACTTTCACACCAATTACCAATTACCAATTACTACCGATCAGGTGGAGTCCATTCCCACGATCATCCGCCGCTTCTCCACCGCCGCCATGTCGCACGGCGCGCTCTCGAAAGAGGCGCACGAGACCATGGCGATTGCCATGAACCGCCTCGGCGCGTGGAGCAACTCCGGCGAGGGCGGCGAAGACCCGGCGCGTTACTACGGCGAGAGCAACGACCGCATCAAGCAAGTGGCCTCGGCCCGCTTTGGCGTCACCCCGGCCTATCTCGTTTCGGCAGACGAATTGCAGATCAAAATGGCGCAAGGCTCCAAGCCCGGCGAGGGCGGGCAATTGCCGGGCCACAAAGTCACCGCCGAGATCGCCGCCATCCGTCACGCCACGCCCGGCGTGACGCTCATCTCGCCGCCGCCGCACCACGACATTTACAGCATCGAAGACCTGGCGCAGTTGATCTACGACTTGCGGCAGATCAACCCGCGGGCGATCATCTCGGTCAAACTGGTGGCGCAGGCGGGAGTTGGCACGATCGCGGCGGGTGTGGCAAAGGCGGGCGCGGACGCGATCCTCATCAGCGGCAGTTCCGGCGGCACCGGCGCGTCGCCGTTGAGCAGTATCAAATATGCGGGCATCCCCTGGGAACTTGGGCTGGCCGAGACGCAGTACGTTCTGATCGAGAACGGCTTGCGCGAGCGCGTTCGTTTACGAGCCGACGGCGGCCTGCGCACCGGGCGCGATGTGGTCGTGGCCGCCCTGCTCGGCGCGGACGAATACTCTTTCGGCACGGCGGCGGTGGTGGCCGAAGGTTGCCTCATGGCCCGCGCCTGCCACCTCAACACCTGCCCGGCCGGAATCGCCACCCAACGCCCGGAACTGCGGGCCAAGTTCGACGGCACGCCCGAACAAATCATGGCCTTCTTCATGCACGCCGCTGAAGAAGTGCGTGAGATTCTGGCGAGCCTCGGGCTGGAGTCGCTCGACGAAGCGATTGGCCGGGTGGAATTGTTGAAGCAGATGGCCGCTCCGCGTGAGCGGCCTCTGGACCTCAGCCGCCTCTTGCTCGCGCCGCCGGGTGATGGCTCCCGGCGTTACACGGGTGAGCCGAATCGCGTTCCTTCGGACTCGCCGCTCAACGAGCAACTTCTGGCAGATTGCGAGCAACACTCAATCCTTGACCACCCCTGGCGGCCTCTGCGCCGGGAAAGTTTTGTGTACCACATCACCAACCGCGACCGCGCCTTTGGGGCGCGGCTGGCCGGCGAGATTGCCATGCGCTACGGCGACGCCGGCCTGCCTGAGGGCACGATCAAAGTCACGCTCCGGGGCAGTGCCGGGCAATCGTTCGGCGCATTTGGCGTGCCGGGGCTAAATCTAACATTGATGGGCGAAGCGAACGACGACGTGGGCAAGGGTCTGGCTGGAGGGAGGATCGTTATCAAACAGACTTCCGAAGTCTCGCCGGTCTTTGGCGCTTCGGAAGTCTGGGGTTCGGAAGTCTGGGCGGAATCCCCCGTGCTTGCCGGGAACACGGTGCTATATGGCGCAACCGGCGGCGAAGTCTTCATCGCCGGGCGGGCCGGTGAACGATTCGCCGTCCGCAACAGCGGCGCGACGGCGATTGTCGAAGGCGTGGGCGACCACGGCTGTGAGTATATGACCGGCGGGCTTGCCATCATCTTAGGCTCCATTGGCTACAACTTCGCGGCGGGGATGACGGGCGGCGTCGCCTTTTTGCTCGACGAGGACGGGCGAGCGCCAGCGCGAATCAACGGGCAGTTGGTTCAGGTCGAAGCGCCCAGCGACGAAGACCTGGAAATGTTGCGAGTCTGGATCGCCCAACATGCGCAACTGGCCGCCAGCAACAAGGCTCAAGCGTTGCTGGACAATTGGGCAGAGGCGTCGAAGCAGTTCTTGAAGGTCGCCCCAAAAGATCAACCGGCGGCTGGCCTCATTCCGGTAATATCGCCTGGGTTGGCTGTGCCTGTGCCGGGATAAGGCAGTAACCCCATCTAAAGTATACGTTGCCCAAAAAGGGACGTTGCCAACTCCACTCCAAGTTTAGCCGTCCGGTTGCGGTCATCCAGAACAGGGTTGACTTCGACGATGTCGAGCGAAGAAACTTTGCCAGAGTCGGAGAGGATTTCCATGAGCAAGTGGGCTTCGCGGTAGGTGAGGCCGCCAGGAACGGGCGTGCCAACGCCGGGCGCTTCGTTCGGGTCGAGAGAGTCCATATCGAGGCTGATGTGGAGTTTGTTCATCCGGCCCAGGCGTTCCAGCGCCTGGCGGGCCGCCGCCGCCATTCCCATTTCGTCAATGTCGCGCATGGTGATCACTAGAATACCTGACTCGCGCAAAGCGACCCGCTCCTGAGCATCAAGGTCGCGCGCGCCAATGATGACGGCCTCCGAGGGTTTGAGTTTTGCGCCGGGGCGGCCAATGTCGGTCAGTTCTGCCGGGCCGCGCCCCAACAACGCCGCCAGGGCCATGCCATGCACGTTGCCTGACGGGGTTATATCGGGCGTGTTGAAATCGCCGTGAGCATCTACCCAGATCACGCCCACATTTTCGCCATGCGTGTCCATCGCCGACACCGTGCCGATGCTGATCGAATGGTCGCCGCCGAGAAAGACGGCAGTCTCGTGCTGTTCGAGGCAGGCCAGAGCGTTGGCGTAAACGTCGCGGCACACGCTGGCGATGCTGTGCAAGTGGCGGGCGCGCGAGTTGTCGGGTGGCTCGTTTTCGGGCAAGGGCACGATGAGGTTGCCATTGTCGGTGATGGTGTGGCCGATCTTGCGAAGCTGATCGTTCAGTCCGGCATAGCGCAGGGCGCTGGGGCCCATGTCTACTCCGCGCCGCCGCTGGCCTAAATCCATAGGAACGCCGAAGATGCGGATGTTTCGCATGATGGGTAGTCAGGTGGTCGAGTGGTCAGGTAGTTTGGTGGTCATCGTGCATGAAGATTTGACTACTCGACTACAAGACAACGCGACTACTCGACTTTAGTCAGCCTTCCAATCAAGTTGTAGAAAATCAAAAAGTTCGGAATCTGAGGCACGCCGGCGGTGGCCCAGTTGAACCAGCCGCCTTCTTTTTTCACCGAGATCGTGCCTCGATGAATCTTGATTCCTTTGATCTCGTCCCAGCGCAGTGATTTGTTGCCAGAGTAGATGCCGTTGGGGTCAATGGCGAGCGGGCCAAAGGTAAGACGCTGGCCCTGTTGCAAAGCCTGGAGGTAGCGGGGGAAAAGGGCGGTGGCCGAGCCGCTGATGATGGCGTTGCCCAGGTCTTCAATCTTTTTGAATTTGTTGTCCAGCACGATCCGCTGTTTGTCTTTGGTCTGGACGGTGTAGAGGTAAGTGGTGCCGGTGTAGATGCCGTTGCGATAGTGTTTGGTGATGTTTTGCCAGACGGCGTCAATATTATCCCAGCGCACTTGTTTGAAGCCGTTGCGATCGTTGTAGGCAAAGCCGTTGTCGTAAAGCGCCGCCGCCAGCGGCCAGTTGCGCCAGGCGCTGTAGAGGCCGTAGAGGCCGAGCGGAACGGCAATGACGCCGCAAATCAGCGGAAGAATGAATCCGGAATCATCTACCTTGCTAATGCCATAGCGAGTGTAGGCGTTGTAAGCCATGAAGGCCGCGACCAGCAGGAGCACCGGCCCGGCGACGACAATCAGCCCACTGAAGATGACGTTGATCCAGCGGCCCGATTTTGCCGGGCTGTGATCGCTTTTGAACGCGCCCAGTCCGACGACGGAAGCAAAAGGTGAAGACGGATCAGGTTGCATTTGCGCCTCCTAATTCAATCTGCAATCTAAAATCCAAAATCAACACTCGGCCACAATTTGCCCGTCAGCCGTCACCCAGGCGCGAGCCAGGCGCGGGGTGTTGAAAGCGTGGCCGACCCGGCCTTGGGTGTCAATGACGATGATGCCGCCGAGTCCTTTCACGCGCTCGGCGAGTTGTTTGATGACGGCGTCGGCGGCTTGTTGGGCGGTGTGCCCGCTGGCGATCAAGTCGCAGGCGGCTTTGCTGATGACGATCTTCATGAGCGATTCGCCCCAGCCGGTGGCCGAGGCCGCGCCGCTGAAATCGTCGGCGTAAGCGCCGCTGCCGATGAGGGGGCTGTCGCCGACCCGGCCCGGGAGCTTGAAGGCGGTTCCCCCGGTGGATGTCGCCACTGCTAAATGGCCGTTCGCGTCGCGGGCGACGGCTCCCACCGTGTCGTGGGCAAATTCCACATCGGCCAAATCTTCGCCGGATTCTTGAATCTTCTGCCAGCGTTCCAGTTCGCGAGAGGTGATCAAATTCTCTTCGGGCCAGTCTGGCACGCCATGCCGCCGGGCGAAGGCCTCGGCGCCCGCGCCCACCAGCAGGTTATGCTTGCTTTTTTCCATCACCAGCCGGGCCAGGCTGACGGGGTTCTGCACCCGTTGCACGGCGGCAATTGCGCCGTTGTTGAGCGTCACGCCATCCATGATGATGGCGTCCATTTCGACGTAACCGGCGGCGTTGAGGCACGAGCCGCGCCCGGCGTCGAAGGCCGGGTCATCTTCGAGAACTTTCACCGCCGCTTCGACCGCGTCCAACGCCGAGCCGCCTTTTTGCAGAACTTCCCAGCCGGTTTGGGCCGCGACGCGGCAACCGTGAATGTAATCCGGCACTTCGGCGTCGGGGATGTTGCCTGCGCCGCCATGAACGATGAGGGAAGGGGTTATCATGGGTTTGGATTATACTCTGAGTGAACAATTGGCAAATCCCAATTCTCAACTCCCAAAATCCCAAATCCCAACTTCCAACAATGCCTGTCATCGAATCCCAACTCAACCCAAACGACGAACGCTTCAAAGAGAACGCCGAACACAACCGGGCGCTGGCCGAAGAATTGCGGACGCGGCTGGCGCAAGCCCGGCAGGGTGGCGGCGAGAAGTATCAGCGGCGGCACGAGGCGCAGGGCAAGTTGTTTGTGCGCGAGCGCATTGACAAACTGCTCGATCCCAATTCTCCATTTCTCGAATTCTCCCCATTGGCGGCCTGGCACATGTATCACAACGAAGCGCCGGGCGCGGGCCTCGTCACCGGCATTGGCCGCGTGAGCGGGCGCGAGTGCCTGATTGTGGCCAACGACGCGACGGTAAAAGGCGGCTCCTACCTGCCGATGACGGTGAAGAAGCATTTGCGGGCGCAGGAGATCGCGCAAGAGAATCGACTGCCGTGCATTTATCTGGTGGACTCTGGCGGCGCGTTTTTGCCATTGCAGGCCGAGGTCTTTCCCGACCACGATCACTTTGGCCGCATCTTCTACAACCAGGCGCGGATGAGCGCGCTGGGCATCCCGCAGATTGCGGCGGTGATGGGCAGTTGCACGGCAGGCGGGGCCTACGTTCCGGCGATGAGCGACGAGACAGTGATTGTTCAAGGGACGGGCACGATCTTTCTGGCCGGGCCGCCGCTGGTGAAGGCGGCGACGGGTGAAGAAGTGACCGCCGAGGAGTTGGGCGGCGCGTGGGTTCACACTCACAAGTCCGGCGTGGCCGACCATTTTGCCGAGGACGATGAGCAGGCGCTGGAGATGGTGAGAGAAATCGTTGCGACACTGGGAGACGAAGGACGAAGGACGATGGACGGTAGACAACAATCGTCGGTCGTCGGTCGTCCGTCGTCGGTGGAAGAACCGCTGTATCCTGCTGAGGAGTTGTATGGGATTATTCCAAAGTCGTTCCGCGAGTCTTATGATGCGCGGGAGGTGATTGCGCGGCTGGTGGACGGGAGCGAACTGCGCGAGTTCAAGGCCAACTACGGCACGACGCTGGTGACGGGCTTTGCCCGCATTGACGGTTTCCCCGTCGGCATCATTGCCAACAACGGGGTACTGTTCAGCGAGAGCGCCTTGAAGGGCGCGCACTTTGTCGAACTTTGCGCGGCGCGGGACATCCCGCTATTGTTTTTGCAGAACATCACCGGCTTCATGGTCGGGCGCGAATACGAGGCGGGCGGCATCGCCAAAGACGGGGCCAAGATGGTGCATGCCGTCGCCAACGCCCGCGTGCCCAAGTTTACAATCATCATCGGCGGCAGTTTTGGCGCGGGCAACTACGGCATGTGCGGGCGGGCCTACCAGCCGCGCTTCCTGTGGATGTGGCCCAACGCTCGCATCAGCGTGATGGGCGCTGAGCAGGCGGCCAACGTTCTACTGACGGTGAAGCAGGATCAACTGGCCCGCGAGGGCAAGCCGCCGATGTCGCCCGAAGAGGCAACCGCTTTCAAACAGCCCACGCTCGACAAGTACGAAGCCGAAGGCAGTCCCTATTACTCGACGGCGCGGCTTTGGGATGATGGGATTCTTGATCCGGTGGAGACGCGGCGTGCCCTGGGGTTGGCGATTGCGGCGGCTTACAATGCGCCGGTGGAGGAGACGAAGTATGGCGTGTTCAGAATGTGAGGAGGGAGAAGATGACGGATATTCAACCGATTGAATCATGCCTGAAGTTCTCTAAAATTCTCATCGCCAACCGCGGCGAAATCGCCGTCCGCATCATCCGCGCTTGCAGGGAAATGGACATTCGCACTGTTGCCGTTTACTCCGAAGCTGATGCCAACGCACTCCACACTCGGCTGGCCGACGAAGCTGTGCCCATCGGCCCGCCCGCGCCGCGCGAGTCCTACTTAAAAATTGATCGCCTGCTCGAAGCCGCCCGGAACACAAACGCCGACGCCATTCATCCGGGCTACGGCTTCCTGTCCGAGAACGCCGACTTCGCCGAGGCGGTTGCGGCGGCAGGCATTGTGTTCATTGGCCCGCCTGCCGAAGCCATTCGCAAAATGGGAAGCAAGACCGGAGCGCGAACCATGATGGAACAGGCTGGGGTGCCTGTGGCGTCGGGCTTCTCGCCGATGAACAATGAAATAATGAACAATGAACAATGGGCTGGAGCGGCAAAAAAGATTGGCTATCCGGTGCTGGTGAAGGCGGCGGCGGGCGGCGGCGGCAAAGGGATGCGGATCGTTCGCGCGCCGGATGAACTGGACGAGGCAGTGGCGGCGGCCCGGCGCGAGGCGGCCAATGCCTTTAGCGACGATAGCATCTTTCTCGAAAAGTACATTGAGAGTCCGCGCCACATTGAGTTTCAGGTGTTGGCCGACTCGTTCGGAGAGACCGTTCACTTGTTTGAGCGTGAGTGTTCCATTCAGCGTCGTCATCAGAAAATTATTGAAGAGACGCCGTCGCCGTTCCTCACAAGGGAAATAAGAGAAAAGATGGGAAATGCGGCGGTGGCGGCGGCCCGGGCCGTCGGCTATGCCAGCGTAGGCACGGTTGAGTTCATCGTTGAACCGTCCGGCAATTTCTACTTTTTGGAAATGAACACCCGCCTGCAAGTGGAGCACCCGATCACTGAAATGATGACCGGCGTGGATTTGGTGAAGGCCCAAATTCGAATCGCGGCGGGCGAGCGCCTCTGGTTCGGGCAACGTGATCTTTCGCAACGCGGCCACGCCATTGAGTGCCGGGTCTACGCCGAAGACCCGGCCAATAATTTTTTTCCGTCGGTCGGGAAGATCGAGGAGGCCATTGAACCAGTCCGCCCCGGCGTGCGCGTGGATGCCGGCGTGGCGGCGGGCGACGAGGTCTCGATCCACTACGATCCGATGATCGCCAAAGTGATTGCCCACGCCGAGACTCGCGCCGACGCAATCCGCAAGATGGATGCGGCGCTGGCTGACTACAAGTTGACAGGCATCACCACCAATATTTCATTTTTGCGTGCCGTGCTGGCTCACCCGGCTTTTGGGCGGGGCGAGACGACGACGCATTTTATTGAAGAGCATTTGAGGGATTGGCAACCAGAGGCACAGGAGTCAGAAGTCAGGAGTCAGAAGCCAGAATTGAGAGCAATGGCGGCAGACCCCTGGGAACGCGCGGATGGTTTCAGGCTGGGGACGGGCGCGGCGGCAGGTAGTGGGCGGCAGGCGAGCGGGGGCGTGAAGCGAGAAGCGGCCAAACGACAAACGACACGGGCGGGCGGCCACGAGGCGCTGGAGGCGGCAATGCCGGGCCTGGTGCGAAACGTGCTGGTAAAAGAAGGCGATTTGGTGGAAAAAGGCCAGGCGCTGGTGCTGTTGGAGGCGATGAAGATGGAGATTCGGGTGGCCGCACCGCACGCCGGGAAGGTCGTCAAAGTGCTGGTTTCACCCGGCGAGACGGTTGACCGGGGCCAGCGGCTGATTGAACTCGGCCATTGACGAGAGTCGCCGGGCGGGGTATCATCTCGCCGCTTTGAAGTTCACGGCGAAGGAGGTGATTATTGATGACTGTTGTCAATTTACGACCGAATGAATCGCAGGACCAACTGCTCAAGCGCTTCAAGAAGAAAGTGATGAAGAGCGGGCTGTTGACTACTCTGCGCAACAAACGCTGGTTCGTTTCCAAGAGCGAGACTCGCCGCATGGAAAAGAAGAAAGCGATTCGCCGCCTGCGCCGCAAACGCCGCCCTTCGTTCGACGAATAGAAACATGGCCCCTCGTTTGAGGGGCCATGTTTTTTAACTTGCAGTAGGCGTCTTGCTATTAGTGGTTGATCCCCGCCCGCGCCAGCACGTTGTGGGCGGCGCGAATGACGGGCATGTCTACCATGCGGCCCTCGAAGGCGAAAGCGCCCGCGCCTTTGGCCTGATGCTCTTCGTGAGCCTGCACCAGCCGCCGGGCGCGCTCCACTTCCTCAGGCGAGGGGCAGAAGGCTTCGAGGATGGGCGCGATCTGCTTGGGGTGAATGGCGAGTTTGCCGCTGTAGCCAAGCTCGACGATGGCGCGAGTCTCGTCGCGCAGCCAGGCCTCATTTTGCAAATTGACGAACGGCGTATCAATTGCCTGCAGGTCGAAGGCGGCGGCGTACGCGGCGATGGCGCTTCGGGCGTAGAGCAGGTTGGCGCTATCGCGGTCGCGGGTTCTCGCGCCGCCCACGCTGGCAGTGTAGTCGTCGGCCCCAAAACACAAGGCGGCTACACCGGGCACGGCGGCGATTTCCTTCAAGTTGATCAGCCCTTTGGCGGTTTCGATCATCAGCAACAGCGGCAGGTCGGTTTGGCGGTGAAGCCAGTCTATTTGTTCAGCCGACTCGGCTTTGGGGAGCATGATGGCTTCGGGGCGGGCGGGGAGGGCGATGGTCAAATCGTCGGCTTCCAGCCCGGAGCCGATTGGGTTGATGCGGACGACTCTTTCGACGGAGCCAAAGTCCAACTCGGTCAGGGCGGCGGCGATGACAACGCGGGCTTCGGCCTTGCGGTTGAGAGCCACGCCGTCTTCCAGGTCCATGATGACCGAGTCGGGTTGGGCGGCAATGCCCTTTTCAATTTTGCGGCGGTCGTCGCCAGGCATGAAGAGGAGGGCGCGGCGGAGGCGGGTCATTCGCGGAACTGCTGGAGGTAAACTACTGCGTTATAAAGTTCATCGGCGGTTAGTTTGTCCAAGAGGGTCAATGTCCAGTGAAGCAGAATGGCGTATTGATCCAATGACAACTCCGGCGAGATAATAACACCCCAATGATCTTGTCCGCTTTCGATCCGTTCGTCTGCGGCGAGCTTGAACCTGTGATCAAAAGTCAGCACCGCCATTTGGTGTTCTGCGGCGTAAGCCAGATGAACTGAGTCGTCCCAGTTGAAATGTCGCAAAGCCTGCGCGCTTTCTGCCTGATAACCCTTTTCCCTCAAGTCTTCTGCAAGCTTGGCTGATATATGCTCGTCGGTGTATAGCGCAATAAACAAACGCAGGCCGTCGCTCATTTGGCGCTAGCTTTCAGCCTTTCATTCTTGCGTTTATTTCCGTTGTGGGAAGGGCTATGTTTTTTAGGCTCTTGCCGCAAGATATAGAAGCCGCTCTTATCCAACTTGAAACCCATTTTCTCCAAATTGTTGGGGGCGGCTCGTTGCTCGGCCAGCTCTTTGTTGATTTCATCCGAGTGGTCAAGATAATAGCTAATCGCGTCATGAACCCAGGCGGCTCTGAGGTGCGGGTAATGATGCAAAATATCGTTCACGCTATTCCCTGCCCGATGAAATCGCGCGATCAACCAGACAGGGATTCCTGTTCCGCGAATGTGCGGACTGCCTGACCGATTATTTGGCGGATTTTGCACAATATGTGGGTGCTCGGTCGGAGTGTCCTTTTGGCGTTTAGATCGGGTTCGAGTTACCGTCTTCATGTTGCCAATTATACCCCCGGCCTTCTGAGAAACATCACAGTCCGTTCCACTTCCACTACCACTGTCCCATCCTGCTTGCGCCCGATATGCTTTAGGCGGATGATGCCTCGATCCGGTTTGGAGGCCGACTCGCGCTTCTCCAACACATCGGTTTCGACGTAGATCGTGTCGCCGTGAAAGACAGGGTTGGGGTGGACGACGCGCTCGTAGCCCAGGTTGGCGACGATGGTGCCCTCGGTCAGGTCGGGCACAGTGAGGCCGATGACCAGGCCAAAGGTATAGATGCCGTTGACAATGCGCTGGCCGAATTGAGTTTTGGCGGCGAAGTCCTCGTTGAGGTGCAGAGGCTGGGTGTTCATCGTCAGGGCGCAGAACAGCACGTTGTCGGCCTCGGTGACGGTGCGCCCCAGGCTATGTTGGATGTGGTCGCCCACGTTCAGGTCGTCGAAGTATTTGCCGGGCATAAGAGAACGAAGGACGATAGACGAAAGACGACGGATGGTCGTCATTTGTCATTCGTCATTTGTCATTTCTTCTCCCCAAACTTCGCCGTCAACAACTCCGTCAGCGTCGGCTGGCCGATCTCTTGCAGTTCGTAACGCACGCGCTGAGCCGGCTTGTCGAACTTGATCAGGCGGCTGAGGTCAATTGGGGTGGCGACAACGACCACGTCTGCCGGAGTGTTGTTGATCGTCTGCCGCAGTTCTTCGGTCTGCTTCGCGCCGTAGCCCATCGCCGGCAGCACCGCGCCGGTCGTTGGATACTTTTTGTAAGTGGCGATGATACTGCCGACGGCATACGGTTTCGGATCAATAATCTCCGCCGCCCCGAAACGTTTGGCCGCCACCACGCCGGCCCCGTAAGCCATCTCGCCGTGAGTGAGGGTGGGGCCGTCTTCGACCACCAGCACCCGCTTGCCGCGAATGGCCTCCGGGTCGTCCACAAAGATCGGGGAAGCCGCCTCGACGATAGCGGCTTTGGGATTCAGGCCGCGCAGACTCTCGCGCACACTCATCACCGCGCTGGAGTCCGCCGTGTCCACTTTGTTGATCACCAGCGCATCGGCCAGCCGCACGTTGGCCTCGCCTGGGTGATAGCTGGACTCGTGGCCGGGGCGGTGCGGGTCGGCCACCACAATGTGATAATCGCTGACGTAAAACGGCAGGTCGTTGTTGCCGCCGTCCCACAACACAATGTCCACTTCCTTCTCGGCCTCGCGCACAATCTTCTCGTAGTCCACCCCGGCGAACACCACCACGCCCCGATCAATGTGCGGCTCGTACTCTTCGCGCTCTTCGATGGTGCAGTTGTATTCTTCGAGATCGTCGTATTCGGCAAAACGTTGGACGTTCTGGGCGATGAGGTTGCCGTAAGGCATAGGGTGGCGAATGGCGGCCACGTTGTAGCCCAGCCCGCGCAAAATGCTGGCCACGTGGCGCGAGGTCTGGCTCTTGCCCGCGCCGGTTCGCACCGCGCCGATGGAAACGACGGGCTTGGTGGATTTGACCTGCGTGTGCCGCAGGCCGAGCAGGCTGAAATCGGCGCCGGCGGCCAACACCTGAGAAGCCTTGTGCATCACATAGTTGTGCGAAATGTCGCTGTAGCTGAACACAACTTCGTCTACTTTCAGATCGGCGATCAGTTTGAGCAGTTCTTCTTCGCCATAAATGGGAATGCCTTTGGGATAGTTCGGCCCGGCCAGTTCAGGCGGGTAAGCCCGCCCGGCGATGTCGGGAATCTGGGTGGCAGTGAAGGCTACCACTTCCACTTGATCGTTCTGGCGATAATACGTGTTGAAATTGTGGAAGTCGCGCCCGGCGGCTCCCATGATCAAAATGCGTTTTTTGGACATAGGTCTCCTGGAATTTTCTACCGGCTCTGGCGAGCGCGATAGGTGATGGCGGTGAGGAGGATGCTGAGGAAGTACAGGGCGATGAGCGGCCCCATGACCAGCATCATGTTGAAGGGGTCAACTGTGGGCGTGATGGCGGCGGCGATGATGGCGATGGCGACGATGGCAATTCGCCAGGCTCTGAGCAAAATTCGCGGGCTGACGATACCCAATCTTCCCAGAAAGGCAAACACCAATGGCATCTCGAACGAGATGCCGACCCACAGCGTGAGCGAGAGCACGAACGGCACGAAGCGTTCAGCCGTCCATCCGATCTGAAACAGCTCAACGCCAAAGTTAGCCAGAAAGTCTATGGCCGCTGGAATCATAATGAACCAGGCGAAGCTTGCGCCGATCAGAAATAGAATGAGCGCGCCCGGAATGATAAAGAAGCGAAGCAGATTCGCTAGCCGTTTCTCCTGTTGCGTTTCAAAGGCGGGAATGGCAAAGCCAATTAACTGGTAAATGACAAATGGCGAAGCGGCGGCAGACCCCAGAGTCAAGCCCACCCGGATCAAGGTTGAAATGCCCTCGGTCGGGCTGAGAATTTGCAGTTTTTCACCGTAAGGTTCGATCAAGAACTTCAGCACCGGTTCGGCGAAGAGCAGACCGGCTGTGCAAAAGACCAGCAGGATGATGGCCGCATTGCGAATGGTGATAGCTAAGTCTTCGAGATGCTCCAGGAAGCTGGTTGCTTCCTTGCGTGCTCTGGTTCGTGTTGCCATAGTTAACTTTTGGGCTTGCTCACCCAGGCTGAATAGGACGGCTTGGGCGGAGCGGAGGTGGTCGACTCG
Coding sequences within it:
- a CDS encoding GTPase, whose amino-acid sequence is MSKKRILIMGAAGRDFHNFNTYYRQNDQVEVVAFTATQIPDIAGRAYPPELAGPNYPKGIPIYGEEELLKLIADLKVDEVVFSYSDISHNYVMHKASQVLAAGADFSLLGLRHTQVKSTKPVVSIGAVRTGAGKSQTSRHVASILRGLGYNVAAIRHPMPYGNLIAQNVQRFAEYDDLEEYNCTIEEREEYEPHIDRGVVVFAGVDYEKIVREAEKEVDIVLWDGGNNDLPFYVSDYHIVVADPHRPGHESSYHPGEANVRLADALVINKVDTADSSAVMSVRESLRGLNPKAAIVEAASPIFVDDPEAIRGKRVLVVEDGPTLTHGEMAYGAGVVAAKRFGAAEIIDPKPYAVGSIIATYKKYPTTGAVLPAMGYGAKQTEELRQTINNTPADVVVVATPIDLSRLIKFDKPAQRVRYELQEIGQPTLTELLTAKFGEKK
- the tatC gene encoding twin-arginine translocase subunit TatC, encoding MATRTRARKEATSFLEHLEDLAITIRNAAIILLVFCTAGLLFAEPVLKFLIEPYGEKLQILSPTEGISTLIRVGLTLGSAAASPFVIYQLIGFAIPAFETQQEKRLANLLRFFIIPGALILFLIGASFAWFIMIPAAIDFLANFGVELFQIGWTAERFVPFVLSLTLWVGISFEMPLVFAFLGRLGIVSPRILLRAWRIAIVAIAIIAAAITPTVDPFNMMLVMGPLIALYFLSILLTAITYRARQSR